The genome window CCCAAAAAGAGAGAACCAATGAGTTCGGCACTGATAAACACTGTAAAGCAttaaaagctacagaaataCGTATGTGTCCATTGCTATATACAATCCAAGTATTTTAAGTCAGGCAAGAAAGCAACATGCAATACCATTTACATTAAACTGTGATGTTTTAGctcccaaaggaaaaagcaaatttttttttgcttttgaaaagaaactataaataagagaaaatcCATCTCACTGCACAAAACCTCATAAAGATAAGACTTACAGGCCAATGAAGTAATTTCTGAGCAGTGTCAGCTCTCCGTCCcactgcaaatacatttttttatcactttccATACACAGCATGTTTGCAAAGAGTAAATTTGTGTGTCTTTCTCAAGGAAGTGCCTCTAAGAATTAGAGATTATccatggcttttaaaattggAAAGTTCATCCAGGATCAGTGCTAATAGTTAGGTCTCACTTCAGTAGATGGACGCACCTTCATAGTGGAATTTGCCTTGAGAGCAGATCCTGGGACTGGAGACTTGACCATTGCCACAGGGTAAATACTGACTGCATAAACGTAACAAATGCCTCTTGAACTTGACTCCAACAAATACATAGAGCACAGGGTTGAGGCAGCAGTGGGAGAAAGCAATTTTACGGCTGATGTGAAAGGCAAGGTTGGAGTCTTTTTGATACTGACAGGTAGGTGGTGGAAAAGTAATCATAAAGCTGAGGATGTTGTAAGGTGCCCAGCTCAGGAAAAAAGCCACCACAATAATAAGGATGAGTTTCACAGTTCTGTGCTTTCTGCGAGATCTTGCTCCAAGCAGGATTAGCAGTATCTTGAAGTAGCAGAATACGATCACcccaaaggaaaacaggaagagtACATTTCTCTGATAAATGTCcacctttttccatttccagtcaGCATAATCACAGGTCTTGTCCCCTTCCAAGTCTTCTTGCACTGTGGTGTGAATCACCTCAGGAACCACGATTAATATGCTACCAGTCCAAACAACCAAGCTCACCAGAAAACCACAGCACTGTG of Aquila chrysaetos chrysaetos chromosome 3, bAquChr1.4, whole genome shotgun sequence contains these proteins:
- the XCR1 gene encoding chemokine XC receptor 1, with the protein product MDEDHYLPDSDDNYSYEYSSNESNICEMGDYFVFYTHLTTVLYTLAFLLSLLGNTLVLWILFKYENLTSLTNVFIMNLCVSDLVFSCMLPIWAVDQSFGWIFGEFLCKAMNAVFSIGYYSGVFFLTLMTILRYLSIVNPLSTLRSQTQCCGFLVSLVVWTGSILIVVPEVIHTTVQEDLEGDKTCDYADWKWKKVDIYQRNVLFLFSFGVIVFCYFKILLILLGARSRRKHRTVKLILIIVVAFFLSWAPYNILSFMITFPPPTCQYQKDSNLAFHISRKIAFSHCCLNPVLYVFVGVKFKRHLLRLCSQYLPCGNGQVSSPRICSQGKFHYEGASIY